Part of the Arthrobacter sp. MMS18-M83 genome is shown below.
TGGTCTGGACAGTCCGTTCCAGGCGATCGGTGATTAGCTTCACGGCGTCCTTGGTCTTCGTCAATCCCGCGGGGAACTGCTCCAGGCGGGTCGAGGCAGCGATGGTGCTGCTCCTGCCATCGGGGAGCGCATGAAGCGCCCGCATCCTTTCGGCTGTTTCGTCAGCGAACTCCCGCGCCGCGGCCACGAGTTCGTCGAGTTGCAGATGCAGGTCCCGGAAATTGGCGCCAACGATATTCCAGTGGGCCTGTTTGCCCTGTAGCTGGAGTTCAATAAGGTCCGTCAGGACAAGCTGAAGATTGTCTGCCAGAGCTTGCGATGCTTTCATGGTTTCCCCTCCAAGACGACTGCTGACAATGAGTCAGGATCAGCGCCAGACAGCGGCGCCAGTCCTTCGGCCCACCCTATGACGATACCCAGAATTTTTGATAAGTGTACTTAGCACTTGATTTGATAAGGGTGCTTAGTAGTACCATGGAGGAGGTCGGTACCGGTTCGGACTGGATAAAAAATCCGGAAAACGAGCGGCATCCGCTGTTACAAGAGTTCGCGCGGAGTCCGGGGGGCTTGGTGCTGAACCACGGTTCGGAAGCGAACTGATAACCGAATACACCGCGAGGGGCCGGGCATTTTGCCGGCGGCCCCGCTCAAGTAAGGAATGTGTGACTATGAACACCCTTCTGATCATTGCAGGCGTCGTGGCA
Proteins encoded:
- a CDS encoding Dps family protein encodes the protein MKASQALADNLQLVLTDLIELQLQGKQAHWNIVGANFRDLHLQLDELVAAAREFADETAERMRALHALPDGRSSTIAASTRLEQFPAGLTKTKDAVKLITDRLERTVQTMRDVHDQVDEEDPTTADLLHAFIARLEQLAWMISAEIMSAGASVADPQEA